The following proteins are encoded in a genomic region of Actinomadura sp. NAK00032:
- a CDS encoding M48 family metallopeptidase produces the protein MSAYRDGDKVVVMVPSRLSKAEEEQWIATILERLEERERRRRPTDADLQSRARDLSRRYLDGRADPISVRWVANQRARWGSCTPDDGTIRLSTRLRGMPGWVVDYVLVHELAHLLIPGHGADFWDLVANYPKADRARGYLEGVAAAAHLPLEADAPDDEVGGIHHGDGLHTGDEFPREAAG, from the coding sequence GTGTCCGCCTACCGTGACGGCGACAAGGTGGTGGTGATGGTTCCGTCGAGGCTGAGCAAGGCCGAAGAGGAACAGTGGATCGCGACCATCTTGGAACGGCTCGAGGAGCGGGAGCGCCGCAGGCGGCCCACCGACGCCGACCTCCAGTCGCGCGCCCGCGACCTGTCCCGCCGCTACCTGGACGGCCGCGCCGACCCCATCAGCGTCCGCTGGGTCGCCAACCAGCGCGCCCGCTGGGGGTCCTGCACCCCCGACGACGGCACGATCCGGCTGTCGACCCGGCTGCGCGGCATGCCCGGCTGGGTGGTCGACTACGTCCTCGTCCACGAGCTGGCGCACCTGCTCATCCCCGGGCACGGCGCCGACTTCTGGGACCTGGTCGCCAACTACCCGAAGGCCGACCGCGCCCGCGGCTACCTGGAGGGCGTCGCCGCCGCCGCGCACCTGCCGCTGGAGGCGGACGCGCCCGACGACGAGGTCGGCGGCATCCACCACGGCGACGGGCTGCACACCGGCGACGAGTTCCCGCGCGAGGCCGCCGGGTGA